CACACtcaacaccaatgaccttttccctccatcACACTTAttcatttagatacatttattcccactgcttcccaagtgtcattattgttccatgttttgttaaacggatgaagtcctccagtgaggtctggggaattgagtgggattgccaggacaggaacaccagtttgagagtgagctgggatgtggctgcagacccagcaattagaaatattaagagtctgagctatccacacttgctgctggataaaagaattgtcattgtggactccccagaccttaatACACCAGCAGCCGAGGAACAGGCGCCATCAGAGGctcatgttggaggcaaggcccttccgGTTCTGACAACCTCGACTGAGGGAACCGCAGTCACAgttttacatccaccaggcagcaggcgctaggctcactactgcttcgttttgggccttgctttaggtccacgtctgcttctggcaacccttacgagagcgtagatggtaaggtattgcaggctgttcctctacgtcttcttctggagtcaaaattgactctgcgtggtcctgaggtgattggtttgctggggggtgccttcttacactgcgaaGCATGTATGCACGCTGAGAtgccagacagtttaacagccatctggatagtaagcagtacctgatgattctttgatgtcctttaagtctctttacttcttcttccttgactctggctataacaatggccttcacaccttatcttttcctgatgcatacattccttattcacacagattgagaatacaaacagtagtattttatatggagcaaaaaggcattgcaaattaaaccttgctaagttttacaatcaataaccaagacaatttaaatggagacccaggccttcaatgttcctctaatctacttaacatagacacactagagaatcctgtttcttacttactaaaccttaaaacaaagaaatgtatatttaactagaggcctactttgtaatacatataggaaaccatagtagacattataacttattctaaaacaaaagggtgaccataatcagtcataaggattgttctggtctgtcattcctttctgctattcaaaaagggtggctgacagggatgaaatcaaatcatacattaattcttatgggacattataaaatcctgctcctacatatcccccttttgacactaagattattaatcgccagtgtcacttcttatttagtccacgtaatagaaaatactgggaggtgatttgggcctgtggctctagctttgcatacatttgttttatccaacagcacattttaaacgttacaattaaacacatacaatttaaaataaaaaacaattagggttagtaacattagtatgccagtagttgtgggagaccattcagaaaatatattataccaatggtaagctgttatatctttctgcagtggcaattcttaacatgttgccatttgcatgtataatatgaatggtttggtttcccacattgcccttttgtttgttttaggaactatgttacctttttaccctttgtaaacacattacattacattacatttacatttgtctattggaaggttgctaacacttccattcttttaaaaaacttttccccccaagaattaacacatacacatagcccattatacagtactttggtctcattattcattttatcccacatacaggatcctagtgagatgtctttactacagggctttggagcaacaggcatggataagcatacccacttttatttgtttcttattaggttgtcctgtagctgatattagctttttctgaaagacaaaaataacatttttctaccctttttggggtggcattcattattgcttaaaatattcctttcttttacaaatacccttgctgattgcaggcaaaacaagaggaattatctccatattttcctgtgtttttgttctataggcaggccaggttttaatggcttctatcttttaagagttatggggaaattatcccactgttcagtcattaaatccatgaggtggtgtgcctcagttttccctttacagcagaccaaggttacaatgtctttcctgctgtattaagctttaagtttgttcacaggtaacagctgaaaagcatcattaccataaaggatttttttttccccaaaaatcatacacactatacattgttacaggggtacttattaacattaaatttattttaattaaaggtatcttgttgtaccgtgccttttatttagataatttgtttgctgaccaggtatgttctttatctgccacttctttgtgctggcagttctctcacttcctttatcagttagataatttgcatccacacaggcttggcttttggattcaaaaccattagtagagctcagagactctgtcttaaaaggaacacaattaacttttaccagagttttgattacttttaactcttgcttccaaaacacacacagatctgaaaaagaaaacacagtctattgtggctcctttggagccctaacaggattttaattaagtagcatgtttcgtttgcatttcttttaccccctctataatatacactgcacacgtctgcacattccttctatactttaacttttaaaccattagccatattaatttttacataaggtgtaactgtttcttttgttcttacagagttttatgtacccttatcaaagtggcagtctgattacacagagccattttaaggctcagtgtttctaacattgcttctttttgttttgtgcacctcacccctgctgttgcttcagagggccactgtctttattcttttcctacagctttcatttgctattttgttacaaaaacaaacaaacaaacagaatccagaatctctccctattttttctgattttgactgtcctgctgcagtcatgacctggtctttatttgaaaacatttaaattttgtaaagaatcaagttaccccttaagggttaaataccaaatctcaaagtcaaccaacactgattacctgtgtctggcaaaaaggtctgtcagttttgcaactttgaattaaagagtcaaatggatttttagtggcattataaacaaaacaaaaccaatttatcttaaacttacaacacaggagttttacaaacctcacatattcccacagacagacagatacatacacattttctctcccttaaCATCNNNNNNNNNNNNNNNNNNNNNNNNNNNNNNNNNNNNNNNNNNNNNNNNNNNNNNNNNNNNNNNNNNNNNNNNNNNNNNNNNNNNNNNNNNNNNNNNNNNNTTAATACCCCATGGACTGTGTGGGAATAAAAGTGTTTAGCATCCCCACGGGCAGCAGGGTCAGTAACGAGGAGAATCTGCTCTTGGGACAGTTTCCCAAAATGCTTGTCCTAGGGTTTGTGGATAATGCCACATTTAGCGGAAGTTACAGTAAAAAcccttttcattttaaacattaccaTATTAATTTTCTGGCCTTGTATGTGGATGGTGAACAGAAATCAACCAAGCCTCTGCAACCAGACTTTGAGGCCAGATGCTGTGTGAGAGAATACATGAATCGGGTACAGATGGCTGGTAAACACATGAAAGATTGGTCTCTGTTAATTGGCCATTAGGAGTTTGCACAGCATTACACTTGTTTGCCTATACACACgtatgacagtgctccagtcatgtgagttaccccaccaagtctctgttatttcaatcacatcatagttccttgactgtgccaggacttccagttctccgtgcttgtttcccaggcttcatGCGTTCATGTACAGGCACTTAAGgtaactagccaattgccctactttctcagtattaTTCAGGAGGCCTCCGGTGCTGTACACTCccccttgtgtttcctcccacttccccacttagcTCTGGGCTTAGTTGTCCATCCCctggcaaacctagtttaaatcCTAGTTTAAAGATGAATGCTTCCCTCTCAGGATGTCCCTGCAGCAAGCCCTCCCTTCCCTCATGGAAGGACCTTCAGGCAGTTGTTCAGGGGGTGATTCTGTTTCCCTCAGCTCAGCTCCCCTACAGCTGCCAATAGCAGGTCTGCTCTCCTCCCTGGTCTGACACAAAATGAGCTGCTCCCCGGCCTTTTTCCTTTTTTCGAACACTTCTCTTCAGATTTGATTCGTCTGCCCCATTTTCTGATAATTTACTAGCTGAACATTTGGCTTCTTTAAACTCAGTTTTAAATTAGCAACAAGTTCAATGTCTATGGGAATTAGTATTGCTGCAATGTACAGGTCTGTCTTTTGATTGTAGCAGTTTTGAAACAGCATTTACTATTTACATAATCTTTCTttggaaaacaatgaaaaaaaccacactaaAATAATCCATTAATTTCTTTAATGCTGAAGGCTCATAAATTCGTCAGCATTTTTGCACAGGAGAATCATTTCTATGGGTGCCTTTATTGTGTCTAAATACTCAATATGGGAGGAAGCCTGCTTGACCgaattttaatttattatgaaATATGTTCAAGAGGCCAAATGAAAAATGTCAGGTTTACTGCTCTAACCCCATAATAAAATAGTACAGGAAAAAAGGTTTAATATGATACTAGTCTATGGGAAGCCATCTTGTGCAGTAATGTTACATTCACCTTATGCAGAAAGTGTGCTCCCCAAAGATACGCATTTCAGCTTTTATCATTTATGTGGAGATTTCACAAGTTACACATATATTTACATGTCACTAACATCCAACCCATCAATTTCTCCCAGTTCCCAAGTGTAAGTGGGGGACTATTGttgggaactttcctggcttctgtacTACCGCATGGGAATTGGCTAGTAAAAATGTCTAAGGCCCTACTCCTACGCCATTTACACAGAGGCCTACCTGCAGTGCTTGGTGATGCAGTGATAAGATGTTAGGTGTGAGGAACTTCTCAGACTGTGAACTTCCACAATGCTGAGCTCAGCCAAATTGGGACAGAGCACCCATGATTAACAAGTAGATGTCGTTTCTCCCTCTTGCCATACAGGTTTAAAGTCAGTGTCCCCCAGAGATTACCTTCTCCTTGTGTATTTTCCCACTTTGTCACGaagctctttggttttgacccCATAAATGACAGGGTTGAGCATAGGGGGAATGAGGAAGTAGAGGTTGGCCAAGATGATGTGAACATGGGGAGCGATGCCTTGACCGAACCGGTGTGTCAGaatggagaagagggagagagtACAAGAAATCAGCATGACAcagatgtgggctgtgcaggtgttCAGGGCTTTCTGGTAGTCTTTCTTGGAGGATATTCTGAGGACAGCCCTGATAATCAGACCATAGGACAGGGCAACAAGCATCAGATCTAACCCGACGACTACAAAAGCTACCACCAAGCCGTATGTCCTGTTGACTGTGGTGTCCCCACATGACATCTTCACCACAGCCATGTGGTCACAGTAAGTGTGGGGGATAATGCGATTGGCACAGAATGGCAGCCTCCTCAGGAGAAAGGGCAGGGGAagaatgaagagaacagctctTATCAAACCCACTAGCCCTAGCTTAGCTATTCGTGTATTGGTGAGGATGGTGGCATATCTGAGAGGGTTACATATGGCAACATAGCGATCGAAGGCCATTGTCACGAGGACGGCTGAGTGCATAGCAGAAACCAGATGAAGgaagaacatctgggtgaggcagccacTCTCAGTAATGcctttcaaattgaaccaaaatatgcACAGTGCTTTTGGCACGATGGATGTAGACGTGCCGATGTCTGTGActgccagcatgcagagcagtATATACATCGGCTTATGTAGGGTCTGCTCTTTGCCTACAACAACCATAACCATGAAATTTCCCAACAGGCCAATAATGTAGAACGTAGAAAAAGGAATGGAAATCCAGACATGGGCAGCTTCCAAGCCAGGGATTCCCGTGAGCATGAACATTGAAGAGGGGGTTAGGTTGAGAGGTGCCATGAGGTGGTCGATTCATCAGTTGGGCTAAGAAATGCTCAAGGTGCCTGTGAAGGGAGAGAAGCACATCGATGGAGTTTACACAGTTCATAGCAAATAGTATGgtaaatattttatagttattaTCCATCTAGAATGGGGGTGAGTAGTGAGGTGGTAAGATTTACAGATGTCATCAGATTATTTGGGTCATAGTAAAGTCCAGATAAGTCCTCAGAGGGAGCTAATGAAGCcaggtgaatgggcagcatgatggCAAATGTCAATAACAGCAACATGTATGCCCATTGGAGGGAAATGGATGAAGTCAGAAAACACCTGGGAAGGTTCTAATTTAATTGTATGAACTCAGGACAGGAACCTGGGCATCATGGTACATAGCTCTGGGAAGCCTTGCTCACAGTTCGAGCATGGACAGAGACTAAGCAAAACATTGGGATCCAGGAGGAGTGGGATGGAAAATCATACAGAAAATACAACTCCATGACATCAGTCCATCAGTGTTTCACCATCCTCTTATCTCCTCTGTGTAGTACTGGGCACTGCAGCCTTCTCACAAAGGATATTACAGAACTAGAGGGGTTCAGGCAAGGGCAACAAGAATGTGAATGGGCCTGGGGAAACTCTCATAAAGAGAGAAGttgaaaagactgggagtgtTATCTTACAAAGGATACAAATAAGGGGGGACATGAGAAAAAATCTATACAATACTGACCGGTACAGAGTAGCGTAGATTGAGGATGTGATCtgcctgtctcataacacaagattaAAAAGAGTttgtattaaaatgaaactttgcaaattcaaaacagataaaaaaaGAATGCTTTGTTCACTCAGTGCCTAATTAGACTGAAGAACTTGTTGCCACAAGAGGTAGTTGAGGCCATGAGCTAAGTAAGAATCAGGAAGGGTTTGTACATTTACCTGGATAGTGAGAGTCTCCAGTTACAATAGTatagctaaataaatattttggaaagcctAGTTACCAAAGTGTTTCAGGGCACAAGCCAATCTCTAGCTGTCAGGCATTAGGGCGACACCTTCCAGATGGTCAggtcatgcccccctcccccccatgcatcTACTGTTGGGTTTCGTACAACtttttctgaagcacttggagctGTCCCTGTCAGAGAGAGGACACTGGCTTGGATGGAGCATAGGTCTGATCCACGATGCAACTCCTATGTTGAAAAGGAGCCAAGTTTCCCCCACGGAAACAGACATAATCATGTTGTACTAAGACTTTGTGCTCAACAGAATGGGCATGAGTAGCAGAAGGGTCTCTGTATTTAGGGCTACAGGCCTGCACTTCTGTTACTTTCCTTATTTCTTTCAGTGAGACAATTTCTTGCAGACACTCAGCTTTGTCTGAGGCATAAGTTACAGGTGTTAACTGACAAGTGTAAGCAGAGACACATGTCAGCAACTCAGCTGCTAACCCTTCTCATGCCTGAACATTGATGAAGTTTACATATTGCACAAAAATTAGAGGCTTGTAAAttatggagggatagctcagtgctttgagcactggcctactaaacccaaggttgtgagttcaatccttgagggggccacttaggaatctaggGCAAAAAAACAGTACgcggtcctgctagtgaaggcagggggctgggaatgatgaccttttggggtcctttccagttctaggagatttaaaaaaaaatgaagtggacACTGGGTCATAACAAACAATATGTGTTCTAATATAGCTATGTCAATatctacatctaggaacaaataatTCAGGCAATgcttacatgatgggggactctCTTGGGAAGTGCAATGACTCTGAACAAGATTTGGGGGCGTGAAAGGCTAAATAGCTAAACATGAACTccctgtggccaaaagagcctTGAGGATCTCAAGGAGATGTAGAaatgttattttacctctatatttgccactggtgcaactgctgctggaccctttgtccagttctgatgtccataaTTAAAGATGGATGCTGATATActgaggagggaaagagaagagtCACGAAGATTAGTAAAAGAATAGAAAAtttgccttatagtgataaactcaaaGATCTCAATttctttagtttaacaaagatgGTAAATGGTGACTTGATAACAGTCCataagcacctacatggggaacacatatttaataataggcCTTTCTGCCTAGCATAGCATGATCGAATGCCTGAAAATTGAAGTTAAAGAAATtatgactggaaataaggcatgcatTGTTTAAACCGTGAGAGTCACCATTGGAACAATGTGCCAAGGTTcttggcagattctccatcacagagaatttttaaatcagggTTGGATGTTTCTCTAATTGATCTCCTCTAGGAACAATATTGGGGAAATTCTCTTGCTTGTACTCTACAGGAattcagaccagatgatcacaatcatcccttggaatctatgaacatgTCCCCAGGAGTCAGCTGGAGGCATTTTACCTGCAAGCTCGTGCCTGCGCTTACTGAAGAATTTTTTTCTATTCATGACCATGTTTAATTTTACCCTAGTGGGAGCAATTCTCATGTGACTGTGGCACCTTGAAAATGATATTGTAGGTGTGTATTTAACAAGGCTGAGGGATTCCGTGAGGCACTGCACGGATGAACATTTTAGGTGAGAAAAAAATGACTTCAGCCCATGAAATCTAGTAGAACTCTTTCCATTAATGGCTAACAGAGCTGGCTAGCAAATGGTCCCAGAGCTTCCTGGGTTTAATGTCTGTGTCCCAGTGGCCCACTGTTTCAATCAGCTGCCAGTGATACCTGCATGTAGCAGCTGTATTTATCTAGGCCCTCACATGTCCCAGAGTTGCCCGCCCTCATTATATAATGTCATACAGTACTTTCGAAATGTTCCTGTGTACCAGTCCTTGAAGTACCATGTGGAGTGTATGGGTGTAACAAGAGAAGCCATGCAGGTGCCTGCCTTTGACAATTTCTCCTGAGATTTCGCACCAGTGAGACACAGTCACTGATTACCATCAATCCAAGGGAGTAAGCGTGACAAGAGGCACCTCACCCCCACAGAGTAAAACTTGTGGCAAGCGTGGAGTAGTTTAGAGGTTGTTGGAGCAAGGAATGACTGGGGAGTATGGAGAAGACACTGGTGACCAACATGCTTTTGGAATCGGAGGCagtaaa
The DNA window shown above is from Trachemys scripta elegans isolate TJP31775 chromosome 1, CAS_Tse_1.0, whole genome shotgun sequence and carries:
- the LOC117872517 gene encoding putative olfactory receptor 52P1, which gives rise to MAPLNLTPSSMFMLTGIPGLEAAHVWISIPFSTFYIIGLLGNFMVMVVVGKEQTLHKPMYILLCMLAVTDIGTSTSIVPKALCIFWFNLKGITESGCLTQMFFLHLVSAMHSAVLVTMAFDRYVAICNPLRYATILTNTRIAKLGLVGLIRAVLFILPLPFLLRRLPFCANRIIPHTYCDHMAVVKMSCGDTTVNRTYGLVVAFVVVGLDLMLVALSYGLIIRAVLRISSKKDYQKALNTCTAHICVMLISCTLSLFSILTHRFGQGIAPHVHIILANLYFLIPPMLNPVIYGVKTKELRDKVGKYTRRR